A genome region from Nitrospirota bacterium includes the following:
- a CDS encoding urease accessory protein UreD gives MGAGAYSSESLKGPRYMGRQAVHADSLRSVGRIGALTLRYEQRDRTTVLTHSRCHTPWHLSPPIRLDDTGCAYQPLLNPSGGLVGGDRLSLDAGLGPDTHVIFSTPSANRVYRSLSEPSAQLVDLSVGERAILEWVPDLTIPFAGARYRQAIHVRLEPGATLLLWDALACGRIARGERWAFTRLENEIRIAMADGRSLVERYDLDGVRGPYRTGLARSWDYVASLYLVGDSVDAERWKRLEEELALILDEHPEEVLGGVSEPAVPGLAVKLLACSAPALARTFTALWAAARLCLWNRPMLELRRY, from the coding sequence AAGGGCCGCGATACATGGGGCGCCAGGCCGTTCATGCCGACTCCTTGCGCTCGGTCGGCCGGATCGGCGCACTGACCCTCCGCTATGAGCAGCGTGATCGGACGACCGTCCTGACCCATTCCCGCTGCCACACTCCGTGGCACTTGTCGCCGCCCATTCGACTTGACGACACAGGCTGCGCTTACCAGCCGTTGTTGAACCCCTCCGGCGGGCTGGTCGGGGGAGACCGGCTCTCGCTCGACGCCGGACTGGGCCCGGATACCCACGTAATCTTTTCGACTCCCTCCGCGAACCGCGTCTACCGGTCCCTGTCGGAGCCTTCGGCGCAACTCGTCGACCTGTCCGTCGGGGAGCGGGCCATTCTCGAATGGGTTCCGGACCTCACGATTCCTTTCGCCGGGGCCCGCTACCGGCAGGCCATTCATGTCCGGCTGGAGCCGGGCGCGACGCTGCTGCTCTGGGATGCCTTGGCCTGCGGCCGCATCGCCAGGGGCGAGCGCTGGGCCTTCACCAGGCTGGAGAATGAGATTCGCATTGCCATGGCCGATGGCCGCTCGTTGGTCGAGCGGTACGATCTCGACGGTGTCAGAGGGCCATATCGAACGGGACTCGCTCGGAGTTGGGACTATGTCGCGTCGCTCTATCTGGTCGGCGATTCGGTCGACGCCGAGCGCTGGAAGAGATTGGAGGAGGAACTGGCGCTGATCCTGGATGAGCATCCGGAGGAGGTCTTGGGCGGCGTCTCAGAACCGGCCGTGCCGGGCCTGGCCGTCAAGCTGCTGGCCTGCTCGGCTCCGGCCCTGGCCCGGACGTTCACCGCCCTCTGGGCTGCGGCGCGGTTGTGCTTGTGGAATCGCCCCATGCTGGAGCTGCGCCGTTACTGA